The following coding sequences are from one Melanotaenia boesemani isolate fMelBoe1 chromosome 17, fMelBoe1.pri, whole genome shotgun sequence window:
- the dnal1 gene encoding dynein light chain 1, axonemal: MAKATTIKEALSKWEEKSGNKASEAKEIKLYGQMPPIEKMDAFLGTLTNCEKLSLSSNSIEKISSLSGLKNLKILSLGRNNIKSFTGLEAVGDTLEELWISYNLIDKMKGINSMKNLKVLYMSNNLVKDWAEFVKLADLPCLADLVFVGNPLQEKYSAEGTWMDEACKRMPNLKKLDGTPVIKQEMDEGNGKS, from the exons ATG GCCAAAGCAACAACGATAAAAGAAGCGCTGAGCAAATGG gaggaaaAATCAGGGAATAAAGCGAGTGAAGCTAAAGAGATCAAACTGTACGGTCAAATGCCTCCTATTGAAAAGATGGATGCATTCCTCGGCACACTGACAAACTGCGA GAAACTGTCTCTGTCATCAAACAGCATTGAGAAAATTAGCAGTCTCAGTGGGCTCA AAAACTTGAAGATATTGTCATTAGGTAGAAATAATATAAAGTCATTCACTGGGCTG GAAGCAGTGGGGGACACGTTGGAGGAGTTGTGGATTTCTTATAATTTGATTGATAAAATGAAGGGAATCAACAGCATGAAGAACCTAAAAGTCCTCTACATGTCCAACAACCTGGTCAAAGATTGGG CGGAGTTTGTGAAGCTAGCTGACCTACCATGTCTCGCAGACCTGGTTTTCGTTGGAAATCCTCTGCAGGAAAAATATTCTGCTGAGGGAACCTGGATGGATGAAGCTTGCAAAAGGATGCCTAATCTCAAGAAACTAGATG gcaCCCCAGTCATCAAACAGGAAATGGATGAGGGAAAtggaaagagctga
- the fkbp9 gene encoding peptidyl-prolyl cis-trans isomerase FKBP9, translating into MIKCAQGVLSLSVLVTFAACNAPPVPLDDILIEKTFEPEQCVRSVKVGDYVRYHYIGMFPDGKKFDSSYDRDSTYNVFVGKKQLIEGMDKALVGMCVNERRLVKIPPHLAYGKQGYGDIIPPDSILHFDVLLLDVWNPDDGVQINTYHIPSVCSRKVEVSDFVRYHYNGTLLDGTLFDSSHTRMRTYDTYVGIGWLIAGMDQGLLGMCVRERRIIKMPPSLGYGENGDGSDIPGQASLVFDVVLLDLHNPRDGITLTNQIVPDSCTRKTVAGDFVRYHYNGSLLDGTFFDSSYSRNRTYDTYVGRGYVIAGMDEGLIGVCVGERLTITIPPHLAYGEEGTGTKIPGSAVLVFDVHIIDFHNPSDNTEVSVTFKPEQCGKITKKGDFIKYHYNASLMDGTSIDSTYNYGKTYNIVLGANQIVPGMEDGMMDMCVGEKRHLVIPPHLGYGERGVSDKVPGSAVMLFDVELIDVEEGLPEGYMFIWNDEVSPDLFAEMDKNNDKQVEPSEFTDYIMQQVNDGKGRLAPGFDPYRIIDNMFSNQDRNGDGKITEAEFKLKADEAAAHDEL; encoded by the exons ATGATCAAGTGTGCGCAGGGGGTGTTGTCTCTGTCGGTCCTGGTGACATTCGCCGCCTGCAACGCTCCTCCGGTACCGTTAGACGACATCCTCATTGAGAAAACTTTCGAACCAGAACAGTGCGTGCGGTCAGTCAAAGTAGGGGACTATGTCAGGTATCACTACATCGGCATGTTTCCGGACGGTAAAAAGTTCGACTCGAG CTATGATCGTGACAGCACATACAATGTGTTTGTTGGCAAAAAGCAGTTGATTGAAGGGATGGACAAAGCTTTGGTGGGAATGTGTGTCAATGAGAGGAGGCTGGTCAAGATCCCACCTCACCTCGCCTATGGAAAGCAAGGATACG GTGACATCATCCCTCCTGACTCTATCCTCCACTTTGACGTTCTGCTGCTTGATGTGTGGAACCCGGACGATGGCGTCCAGATCAACACGTACCACATACCTTCTGTCTGCAGCAGAAAGGTGGAGGTTTCTGACTTTGTCCGCTACCACTATAATGGGACCCTACTGGATGGGACCCTCTTTGATTCCAG TCATACCCGTATGCGCACCTATGACACCTACGTTGGGATTGGGTGGCTGATCGCTGGCATGGATCAGGGACTTCTGGGAatgtgtgttagagagagaCGCATCATCAAGATGCCGCCATCACTTGGTTATGGAGAGAATGGAGATG GTAGCGACATCCCAGGACAGGCGTCACTGGTGTTTGATGTTGTGCTGTTGGACCTCCACAACCCTAGAGATGGCATCACATTGACAAATCAGATTGTGCCTGACTCCTGCACAAGGAAGACAGTTGCTGGCGACTTTGTGCGTTACCACTACAATGGTAGTTTGTTGGATGGAACATTTTTTGATTCCAG CTACTCTCGTAATCGTACTTATGACACCTATGTTGGACGAGGCTATGTGATTGCTGGCATGGATGAGGGTCTGATTGGAGTCTGTGTTGGAGAGAGGCTTACTATCACCATCCCACCACATCTTGCCTATGGAGAGGAGGGcacag GCACTAAGATTCCTGGTTCAGCCGTGCTGGTATTTGACGTCCATATCATTGACTTCCACAACCCTTCAGACAACACTGAGGTCTCTGTCACCTTCAAGCCAGAACAATGTGGTAAAATTACCAAGAAAGGAGACTTTATCAAATATCACTACAATGCCTCGCTAATGGACGGAACATCTATTGACTCCAC GTATAATTATGGAAAGACATACAATATCGTCCTGGGAGCCAACCAGATTGTGCCGGGGATGGAGGACGGAATGATGGACATGTGTGTGGGAGAGAAAAGGCACCTTGTTATCCCTCCTCACCTGGGCTATGGGGAGAGAGGAGTCT ctgatAAGGTTCCAGGGAGCGCTGTGATGCTGTTTGACGTTGAGTTGATTGACGTGGAGGAAGGACTTCCTGAAGGCTACATGTTCATCTGGAATGATGAGGTGTCACCTGACCTTTTTGCCGAGATGGACAAAAACAATGACAAGCAGGTGGAGCCCTCTGAG TTTACTGACTACATCATGCAGCAGGTGAACGATGGTAAAGGCCGCCTTGCTCCTGGCTTTGATCCTTACCGCATCATCGACAACATGTTCTCTAACCAGGACCGCAACGGAGACGGAAAGATCACAGAAGCAGAGTTCAAGCTCAAAGCGGATGAAGCTGCTGCCCATGATGAGCTATGA